The genomic DNA ATGGTCGAACATTCATGAATTATATTTTTTCCCCGCTACTTTGTCAAATTCAGTTTGGGAAAGCCGATTTTCATTTCCGACTGTGCTCCAAGCCGCATTGAAATCGCGGTGGGAGTGGTATATAATATCCGCGGATGAACAAAAAATGGGTTTTTATTGTCGTTTTCACCGCTTTCTTAAGCCAATGCAAGAATTCCGCCCCCCACGATAAAGCCAAGCAGGCTGCCGACCAAGCCGCGGCCGTGGAAAAGAAAGTCATCCTGAGCGTCGGTTTCACTTCCCTCACCAACCGCGATCTGAAAAATTTCATCCAGTTGCAATACGCCGATGCCTTTTCCCAGAAAGACAATGACAAGCTGCTTTCCCGTCTGTTCGATGTTTTTTGCGAGCAACGGATCATCTTGTTCAAGGCCGAGCAGGCTGGTGTTCAGGTCAGCGAAAGCGAAGTGGCTGATTACCTTAAAGAGATCCGCTCCCGGCGCCAGGATCTGAATGTGGATGCGCCGACGATCCGCGATGTGCTCAAGGTGCAGAAGTATCTGCTGGCCAGCGCCTACAAGAACGTGGCGGTCAGCGATGCACAGGTGGCGCAGTTTTATGAATCCCATTTGAGCGATTTTCGCCGCAGCGAGGAGATTCGGCTTTTTCAGATCATGGTCAAGGATCGCGAGCAATTGCTGAAAATCCGCCAGGAGCTCCTGAATCAGCCGTCGCGCTTCGAGGAGGTCGCCCGGAGCGAATCGATCTCCCCCGAGGCGGCCAACGGCGGCGCCATGGGTTTGTTTGAAAAAGGGATGCTGCCCCAGGAGATGGAGGGGGTGGTTTTTTCGCTGAAGGTAAACGAGATCAGTCCGATCGTCGAATCGCCCTATGGCTTCCATCTGTTCAAGATCACCCAGAAGAGAAAGGCCAGGATGCTGCTGCTGGACGCGGTCAAGGATGAAATCAAGAGCAGGATGCTTTCGGCCCGACTGGCGGATGCCTACCAGGATTTTTTAGCCGAGCTGAAAATTGAAATTTCGCTGCAGGTGCATTACGACAACCTGTACTTTTCCTATATAAAATCTGATTCCGGAGTGAGCCAAAATGAAGCTAAAAATTTTTCTGACGACGATCCTGGTCCTGGCAATTAATCGGGGTTTCGCGGCAACGGACACGGTCGAGGAAATATACGCCATTGTCAATGACGAAGTCATCACCGGCAGCGAACTGAGGAAATTCGAAACGGAAATGATGCGCGCCCTGCAGTCGCAAATGCAGGGAGAACAGCTGGCCGAGGCGACGCGGGAAATGAAAAAGGACCTGCTGAACCGGTTCATCGAACAGAAACTGCTGTTGTCCAAAATAAAGGAAAAAAACTACAACGTTGACAGCGATGTGGAAATGATCATCCAGGACATCAAGAAACAGTACCAATTCGCCACCGACGACGACTTGAAAAACGCGCTGCAGGCGGAAGGGATCGAATTCGGTGCCTGGAAGGAGCAGTGGCGGGAACGGCGCAAGCAGGAGCGGCTGGTCGGGGAGGAAGTGGGAGCCAAGATCAAGGTGGACAATCCGCAGATCATGGAGTACTACCGTACCCATCCCGAAGAATTCACCACCCCCGCCGAGATCACCTTGAATGCCATTTTCTTGAAAAAGAATGTGAATGAACCTAAGCCGCAGGAAAAAATGGACCAGATCGCGACCGAGCTGAAGCCGGAGCTCTTCGAACAAACGGCTAAGAAATATTCGGAACTGCCCGACGCCGCCAATTCCGTTCTCCTGGGCAAATTCAAGAAAGGCGAACTGGACAAGACCCTCGAGGAGGCGGCGCTGAAGCTGAAAAAGGATGAATATTCCGGTTGGATCGAAACCGACAACGGCTGGTACATCATTCAGCTCGCCGATTTCAGCCCCGACCGCCTGATGGAAGTCAAGGATGTCCGCGACGAGATCATCCGCAAGCGGCGCGAGGAGATACAGCAGGTCAAGCTGAAAGAATACATCGAGCAATTGAAGAAGGAAAGTTTCATCAAGATCGTGAAGGAATACCAGTAGATTTTTCGTTTTTAAAACCGCAAGGTTCCGGATCCGCTGCGATCAGAAGGGGACGCCCGCGCCGGCGAGCGTTTTTTTCTGCAAGGCGATGATTTCCCTGTTTTTTTCGATGCCCAGGGCCAGGGCTTGCTGAAAAAGGTCGAGCGCCAGCGGGCTTTTTTCGCAAAATGACTGGACCTCGATCAGGGACCCGTCCTCCCGGGATACGATATTGATGTCGCTGTCGGTTAACGAATCCTCTTCGTAGTCCAGGTCGGCTAGGATTTCCCTTTCACGGACGCCGACGGAAACGGCCGCCATGAAATGGAAAACGGGGAAGTCGGCAATCAGTTGCTCGTAGACCATGTACTTGAGCGCCAGGACCAAGGCCAGAAAACCGGCATTAAGCGACGCGCAGCGGGTGCTGCCGTCGGCCTGGATCACGTCGGCGTCGACGGTGATGGTGCGGCCGCCGATCTCCTTCAAATCGGTGACCATGCGCAGAGCCCGGCTGATGAAGCGCTGGATTTCCCCGCTGCGGTTATTGATTTTCCCCCGTTCGCGGGCGATGCGCTGATTGCCCGAGGAACCCGGCAGCATGGAATATTCGGCCGTAATCCACCCCTGGCTGCTTTTTTTAAGGAAGTGGGGCGTTTTTTCCTCGATGGTGGCCGTGGCGACCACTCGGGTGTTCCCTTGCTCGCACAGCGCCGAACCGGGGACCTTGGTGATGTACCCGGGAATGAAGGCGATGGGCCGCAGCTGCCGCCCCGATCGTTCGTTGGCTCTCATTTCGTTGCTCCTTGCGGCCTGGTTTTCCAGCGGTCATGAAACCAGAGCCATTGTTCGGGGAATTTTTTGATCTGCGCCTCGATCAGCCCGGTCATCTGCTGGGTCAATTCCAGCAAGCCGTCCGACCCGTCGGCAGCGGCGCGAAAATCGATTTCGGGCAGGACATCGAGAATGATCTCGTCCCCATCGTAGTGCAGAAAAACAGGAACGACCGGGATGTTTTTTTTCAGATACAATTGCGCCACGGCGGTGTTGGTGCTGGCTTTGCGGGCGAAGAAATCGACAAAAACCCCCTCCCGCGGCACGGTGTTCTGGTCGATCAGCAGGTAAACGATCTGGTTGTCTCCCAAGCGGGTGAGAATGGTCCGCAGCGAGCCCTTTTTGTAGATTATTTTCGAGCCCATGGCTTCGCGGAATGCCCTGACTTTCTTTTCCAGGCAGGGGTTGTCCATGGGGCGGGCGATGCTGTGGATGTCGCACCCCAGGTGGGTGTGCAGGATCAGCGGGATCCATTCCCAGTTTCCGAAATGGGCGGAAAAGACGACCAGACCGCGTTTTTTTTGCAACGCCCGTTCGATCACCTCGGGATGGAGGATGCGGCTGCGGGACAATACGGCCTGCGGATCGCAGCGGGCGAAGGTCCGGGCGATTTCCACGAACATGCGGCCGAAATGGCGATAGATTTTTTTCTGCAGGTCGGCAAGCGATTCGGCCGAAGCCGCGGGAAAAGCGGCGGCCAGGTTTTCCGCGATCAGCCGCGCATGCTTACGGCTGCCCTTTTTCAAAAAAAAAACAAGCGCGCGGCTCCAGCCGGCGACGCACCAGGCCGGCGAATATTTAATCAAAAAGATCACGGCAACGAATAGCGAGTACTCCAGGCGGTGCTTAAAGGAAATTTTTTTCCGCAGCATGCTGAATGATCTGTTCGATGACATGGCCAGGCAATTCTATCCTATTTCGGGCATAGATGAAAGGGGAAGCGGCGTCGAGGAGATGGCTTATTTTGCAGAAATCCTTTTCGGTGCAGACGATCCAGGCCGCGCCTTTCTCGCGGCGCAGTTTTTCCAGGGAGTGCACGTCGGCCGGAGAGAAGGCATGGTGATCCGGGAATCCCCGGAACGCCCGCAAACGGTAATGCCCCATGTCTCTTTTGAAGCGCTCGTTGTCGCCCAGCGCCGCAAAGGCGACGATCTCTGCATTGCCGATGTTCACCGGCCGATCTCGGCCATCAAGGAAACCTTCAATGGCGAAGTCATACGTCCATGGGGACGGGAGTGCTTCTCCCGCTCCGCTTCGCTGCTGGTAGTGCAGCACCAGGTTCTCGCCCCGGGCCAGGAACTTGAAGTGGCGCAGGAAAAAATAGGGGTGGCCGGGGTTGACCAGCATGATGCTGAAATCCTTCCTGACCTGGCTGGTCTGCAGGCCGTCATCGAGGATGATGAAGCGGTTGTTCCTGGCCGCGACCGCGGCGATGGAGCGCATCCGGTCGCGGCCGATTATGACGTCGTGGCCCGGGAAGCGTTTTTTTAGCAGCCAGGCCTCGTCCCCGACCTCTTCCAGCGAATGGGCCGCCTGGACCAGGGCGCCCTTGTTTTCAAGGGCGGAGCGGTAGCCGCGCAGGATGATGGCAAATGGGAGCGCCCTCTCGGCCAAAACCCGGCCGATGGCCATGACCAGAGGGGTTTTGCCGGTGCCGCCGAAGGACAGGTTGTCGACCGAGATGATGAACAGGCCGGGAAAATGCCTTGGCGCCAGGGCCTTGATTTTCAAATTGACCAGGGAAACGGTCTTGAAAAGGAGCGAGGCCAGGTTCAGCGCCGGGCGGCTCAGCCAATGAAGCGTTGAATTTGCTCTAAGGTGCATGCCAGGGATCCTTTTCTATGAGCAACGGCCTTCATGGCTTTCTCAGCGATCTGCTCCAGGTCGAGATCCTGGAGACGATCGGCGAAATCCACCAGTTCTTGGCTGTTGTTGACCTGGTGATACACTCCGGCTGCCTCCAATTCGTTGCCGATGTCGGGGAAATTGTTGTAATGGGGGCCGCCCAGGATCAATTTGCCCATGGCTGCCGGCTCGTACAGGTTGTGGCCGCCGATTTTTGCGTCATGGGTGCCGCCCATGAAAACGATGTCGCTGATGCTCATGATCGGAAGCAGATAGCCCATGCGGTCGTAGATCAGGACCTGGATGTCTGGAGCCATGGGTTGCTGGCGGCTGAAAATGGCGTAGGTCAAACCGTGGCGCTCCAATTGGCGGGCGATGGCCCGAGCGCGCTGGACATGACGGGGGACGATGATGAACAAAAAGTTCGCGTTCAAGCGCTCGATGGCGGGGATGACGATCTTTTCGCTGCCGTCATGGCTGCTGGCCAGGGTGATGATCTTTCTGGACAGGGAACCCAGGCCCAGGTGCGCCAGCACTTCCTGCCGGGACGGCAGTTGCCGCAAACTGCGGTCGGCCTCGTCGGCCTTGATGTTGCCGCAGACGACGATTTTTTCAGCGGGAATCCCCAGCTGCTGAAAACGCTTCTTGTAAATATTGTTTTGCACCAGAAAACAGTCGATCTGCCTGAAAAAACGCCACAGGAAAAAGTTGAAGAAGCGGTAGCGCCGGAACGCCGCTGCCGATATGCGGCCGTTGATCAGGAGCATGGGAATTTTTTTTCGGCGCAGCAGCGTGATCCAGTTCGGCCAGATTTCGAGCTCGTTGAAAACGACCAGCTTGGGGTTGATGCGGCCGATGAAGCGTCTGACGGTGAAGGACAGATCCAGCGGCGAAAGGATGACGCGCAATCCCGGGTATTCCCTACGGGCGAATTCAAAGCCGCTCGGGGTGGTGACCGATAGCACGACCTCTTGTTTTTTTTCGCCCAAGCTCCGGATCAGCGACTTCAGGCTGCGCACTTCGCCCACCGAAACCGCGTGCAGCCAGACGGTCGGCCCGCTGCCGGCCGGCATTTGCGACCGCAACCTATCCTTGAGCAAACGGCGGTACTTTTTTTTGAAAATGTACTTGACCCAGAAGGGGAATGTGCAAAGGAGGAGCAGCGCGTAGAGAAGGTCGAGAATGATCATAGCGCATTATAGCATAGCCCCCGGACAGAGTCACCAGGCTAGGCCCGCCTGATCAATGTTGACTTCGGGGCACCGAGGCACTACAATGGCTTCATGGCTGACAAAATCAAGGCCGTGGTGCTGGCCGCCGGCAAATCCACGCGCATGAAATCGGGAACAACCAAGGTCCTTCATAAAATTCTCGGCAAGGAGATCATCCACTACCTGCTGGACAGCCTCGTTGCCTGCGGCATCGCCGCCACGGACATCGTCGTTGTCGTCGGCGACGATCATGCCGAAATCGCCGCCGCGGTCAAGCTCAATGTGGTTTTCGTTCGGCAGCACGAACAGCTGGGCACGGCCCACGCCCTGCTGGCCGCCCGCGCTCAGTTCGCCGAGCACGATGGAGAACTCCTGGTGGCGGTGGGGGACAATCCCTACATCACGGCGGGCGCGTTGCAAAAACTGATCGCCACCCACCGTCGCGAGCGGGCCCAGTGCACATTGATCTCCGCCGTCTTTCCCGGCCCGCCGCCGCCTTACGGCCGCGTCGTCCGTGACGCCCAGGGGGAGGTTCAGGGCGTCGTGGAAGAGAAGGATGCCGATGCACAGCAGCGGCTGATCCGCGAAGTGAACGCCGGCATCTATCTCTTTGACAACAGCGTCGTCCTGCCGCGGCTGGCCAAGATCGGCAATCGCAACGCCAAGAAGGAATATTATCTCACCGACATCATCGCCATCCTGCGTAACGAGAATTTCAAGGTGGTGGCGGTCCAGGCCGATGACTGCGATATTGCCATCGGCATCAACGACCGGTTCGATCTGCAGGCGGCGCAGGAAAAATTCAACCTCGACAACCAGCGGCGGCTGATGCACGAATACGGAGTCACCATCCTGCAGCCGGCGACGGTGACCGTTGAGCACGATGTGGAGATCGGTCTGGACACGGTCGTCTACCCCTGCACCTACCTGGCCGCCGGCACGCGCGTGGGCAGGAATTGCCAGATCGGTCCCTGCACCTTTCTGAAAAACGTCCGTATCGCTGACGATCAAAAGGTCATTTTCGAAAAGAGGGAAGGCTGATAGCGCCCGGACTTCAACTGCTGGGAATGGCGTAAACGGAGGCTTTTTCCCCTTGTTGTTGACATTTGCTGAAAACAAAATTATAATAACTTCAACCCTGGAAGGAGAGATGTCATGATCAGAAAACTGATAAAACCGAACTTGGGAGAAATGAAACAAAAATCGGACAAGGAGAACAAGCACAAACCGCCGCCGCCGTACAAAACCCATGCCGAGAACTATTATTATATCAAGCAGATGAACAACCGCACCCAGCTGGTGCTGGAGCTGGTCAACGGCGACCTGCTGAAAGGCTTGCTCGACTGGTACGACGAGAAATGCCTCAAGATCAAGAGGCTGGACGGCGGCACCCTGATCGTCTTCAAATCCCAGATCAAGTTCATCTTTAAAAATCCCGACTTTGCCGAACCAAAACACGAAGAAAGCGGGCCGGCAAAATAAGGTCATCGCCGTCACCATCGGCGATCCGCAGGGGATCGGCCCCGAGATTGTCCAAAAAAGCCTGGCCGCTCATGTGCCGGCTTTCCCGCTGCTCGTCGTCGGCAACCGTCGTTTTTTCCCCGGCGCCGCCATCCCCGCCGTTGACAGCATCGCCGGGATGAAAAAGGGCGAAATCGCTTTCCTGGATGTGGCCGGCGACTTCGACCGCGAGGACCCTTCCTTCGCTTTCGTCAAAACCGCGGTAGAGCTGGCCTGCCGGGGCGAGGTCCGGGCCCTGGTCACGGCGCCGGTCAGCAAGGACAAGTGGCTGCGCAGCGGGCTTCCCTTTCGCGGCCACACCGATTTTTTCAATACGGTCGCCGCCGGCGGTCCGCCGGCCATGTTTTTCTGGTCCGATCCCTTGAAAGTGGCCCTGTTTACCCATCACCTTCCCCTGCGCGACGTCTTTGCCCGCATTTGCCCGGAAAAGATAATTGCTTTCGTCCGCCTGGTGAACGATGAACTGCAGCGCCTCTTCGCCAGGGAATTCACCTACCTGTTCAGCGGCCTGAACCCGCACGCCGGCGAAAACGGCCATTTGGGGCATGAAGAGGAAGAGTCGATCGCACCGGCGATCAAGGTATTGCAGAACGAAATGCCGGTGGCCGGGTTATTCCCGCCCGACGTGGTCTTTGCCAAGGCCAGGGCCATGAAAGACGCCGTGGTCATCGCCATGACCCACGATCAGGGGCTCATTCCTTTCAAGCTGCTGCACGCCGGTTCGGGCGTTCAGCTTACCCTGGGGCTGCCGTTCATCCGCACGTCCCCGGTCCATGGCACGGCTTACGATATCGCCGGCAAGGGCATCGCCGATCCGGCCAGCATGCTGGCGGCCCTGCGCCTGGCCGAATCGCTCCTGGGCTGAACGGCCGGGGCGGTTAACGGTCTTTCCCCTCCGCCAGGTCTTTGGCGATGTTCTCCCGGATTTCCTTGAGCTTTTCCTGGAGTGCGCGCAATTCCTGGGCGTATTTTTTTCTCAATTCGGCGTTGACTTTGTTTTTTTCCTTCTCAATGGCCTGGACCTCATCGGCGAGTTTTTTGCTTTCCAGCTGGAATTGGAGCATGGCCTGCTCCCTTTGCTTGTGCAGTTCGCCTGCCGCTTTTTCCCTTGCCTGGCGCAGCTGGCCGAGCGTCTCGCTATGGCGCTCGCTGACCTCGCTGCGGATGCTGTCCTTCAGCTGTTGAATCCTCTGCGAGAATTTTTTCATGTCCCAGACCAGGGATTCTTTTCTGTCCGGGATGACGGCGAATTTTTTCAGCTGGCCGTCGCGGTACAGCTCGAACTTGACCGCTTCATGGTCGTGCAGGGATTTCATCACGTCCATCAGGTTGAAGCCGCTCCGGCAGTCGCGGCCGTTGGCCCGGATGATGATGTCGCCGGCCTTGAGACCGGCCCTTTGGGCGGCCGAGGATTCGCTCACGTGCGAGACGATCAATCCGAACTCCTCCTTGACGGCGAATTTCCGGCCGAGCTCGGAAGTCAGTTCCATGATGTCGATGCCGAGCTGGCGGGGCCCGCCGAACTCGATGAAGTAGTTCTGAATTTTAGGCAGGGTGACTTCCATCCCATTCGATTCGGCGAGCTCGCTCAACTCCGGCATCGGGGGCAGTTCCGGCCAGGCGGGTTCGCCGCCGGCTCCGTTCTCAAGAAGCGGGGCGAGGGGAATTTCGACCTTGCGTTCCCCCAGTTCCATGTCCAGGCGGAGCGGCTTTCCCGAGCGCCTGAGCCGGATGATGACCTTTTCCCCGGCCAACTTGTCGTGCAGCGCGGCGGAAATATCGCGGAATGAGGCGATCGGGCTTCCGGAAATCTCTTCGATCTGGTCGCCCCTGCAGATTCCCGCCCGCTGGGCCGGGGAATCCTTCTCCACCTCCTGGATCAGGTTGGAATCGCCGTTAAAACTGACGCCGAGCCAGCCATAGGCGATTTTCCCCGATGTCTTCAGTTTTTCGACAATGCGCTTGACCCTCTCGATGGGCAGGGCATAGCAGAGGTTGCCGCTTTCGTTCTTAGAGCCGCCGATGACGATCATCGCCGAATGGTCCTTGAAGGTGTACTCGGGAGCATAGGAGAACCCCACGCTGCCGCGGATGATGCCCAGCAGCTCGCCTTTTTTGTTGACCACGGCGCCGCCGGCCGAACCGGGAGCGACCGGGGCGTTCAGGATCAGTTCCGTATCCGAGCGGCTGCTGATGATCCCCTGGTAGATGGCCGGGAAACGGTTGTAGAACAGGCCGATCAGGGCCACCCAGTCGCCGACGGCGGCTTGCCTGGCCGGTGTCAATTGCCGCGGCCATTTCTGGCTGAGGCGCAGAAGGGTCAGACCCGAGCGGTCATCCTGGCCGGCGATCGCGGCCGTGATCTGGGCGCCGTTGACGTCTTCCACGTAAATTTTTTCAAAAGGGTGACTGGTGACCAGCGAGGTGGTGATGATCAGGTCGTTTTCCAGGGCAATGCCGGTGGCCACGTATTTTTTGGCGTTCTCGGAAACCACTTTGACCAGTGCCGGCGACACTTGATTCAGGACGACCCTGATTTCATTCTCGATGGCGTCAATTTTTTCCGCGCCGGCGGCCGCCAGGACGGTCCATAAAAGCAGCAGCAGAAGGAATAATGCTTTCTTCATGTTCTTCTCCTAGATCTGGTTGATGGCGGCCGCGCTGCCCAGCGCTTTTTTCTGCAGGGAGACCGGTTCAATGGAGTAGCGGGTGTGATTGTCGAAAGCCGAGAAGAACAGGTCCTCGCGCAGGGGGATCTCCTCTTTTTGAACGACCGGCGCGTCGATTTTACTCTGCACGACGGGCCGAACGGCCGGGCGGAATACCTGCAGCAGCGAGAACACCAGCAGCAGGCTGCCCACGGCCGTCACGCCATAGCCGATTTTTCTCAATCTTTTCTTTTTCCTGATTTTGCAAAAAACCCGCTCTTCGAAATCGGCCCCGGGCTGCAGCATGTCACGGGACTGAAAAATGTCTTGCCAATCAGACATGGGTGGCTCCTTCGGGATCGAGATATTGTCTCTTCAAGTGCTCTTTTCCCCGGAAGACCAGGGATTTGACCGTTCCGACCGGTTTGTCCAAAATCTGGGCGATTTCAGAGAATGAAAAATTGTCCATCTCCTTCATCACCAGCGGCACCCGCCATTTTTCCGGAACGTGAGTGACCAGTTGCGCCAAGATCATTCGCCCCTCCAGATCGGGATCCTGGGCGACCAGGCGGGGGCTGACATCGGCCAGGGATAATATTTTTTTTATTTTTTTCTTGCGGAACTCGCTGCGCGCCAGATTGGTGGCGATGGTGTATATCCAGGCTTTCAAGGCCTGCGGATGGTCGGTTTTCAGGGTGTGGGCCTTGAAATACACTTTGACGAAGGTGTCCTGGGTCAATTCTTCGGCCAGCGGCCGGTTTCCCAGCAGCAGGTTCAGGTAATTGTATATCGGTTTTTTGTACATGGTCATCAATTCTTTCAAGGCAGCTTCATTCCCGGCTTTCAGCAGTTTGATCAGATCATCCATAACTAACTCATAAGATGCTGATGTCAGCCTGAAAGTTGCACCAACAGTCGATTTTTTTTGCCGGTCGGCCGAGAAAAATGAAAAAATGCAATTTTCCCTTTCCTGCTTATGGCGTGAGATAGTTTTGTTCCCTCCCCAGGCCAAAAAATCCTTTCCATCTCCCCTCCAGACGGAGAGATAGGTAATGAGAGAGATGTACAATAATTATAATACAACTTTTTCAAAAAACAACTTTTGCGCATTCCCCTTCCGCGCGCCAATATCCTTACATTTTTTCCGGAACGGTGATGCCCATGATTTGCAGGAGTTTTTCCATCTTGTCTTTAAAGAGCACGATCAGGGTCAGGCGCAAATCCCTGACCAGAGGATCTTTTTCGGCAAGCACCGGGAAGAGGTGGTAGTAATGATTGAATTTCTGGCACAAGCCGTAGGCGTAGGCGGCCAGGGAAGAGAGCTCGTGGTTGTCCAGGGCGTACTCGACCTGGTTTTGCAGGAGCGATAGGTTGAGGACGATCTCCCAGTAAAGGTCTTGTTCCCCCTTTTCGAGGCGCACCAGGCTGCCGGGTTCGTTTCCCGCCCCCAATCCGGCGGCGGCGGCCTTTTTCAGGATGCTGTTCAGCCTGACCAGGGTGTATTGCAGGTACGGGCCGCTATCGCCTTCGAAGGTGAGAGCCTCCTTGAAATCGAAGGCGATCACCGAGTTGAGGTTGAACTTGACCATGAAATAGCGCAAAGCGGCCACGGCGATGGCCCTGGCGATCGCTTCCGCCTCGACCGTGTCCAGCCCGGGATTGCGCGACTCGATTTCAAGTCGCGATTTCGCGATCAATTGGTCGATCAGGTCGTCGGCCTTGACGGCGCGCCCCTTGCGCCCCGATACTTCGACGTAGGGCTTGCTTTCCTCCTCCGGAGTCAGGCTCAAACCCATTTCGCGGACGCAGGCCGGGGTCATGGCCACCATTTCATACGAAAAATGGATGAAATTGCGGCTCGCTTCGGCGTGCCCCAGCTGGTGCAGGACCTGGGCAATCAGGTTCTGCAGATAGGATTGGCGGACGTCGATGACGTTGTACACCCTGTCTGCCCGGCCGAACGTTGGCGCCGGCGCGCCGGCCTCGCCGGCGGTCATGTGGACGGGATGGCCGTCGGGATAGGTGAAGAAGGGTCGGTAAAGAAAATCGCGGGGCAGCAAGCCGAATTTCCACAGGTTGTAGGCGATATCCTTGCCGACGTAGGTGATGGTCTGGTTGGAGCGGACGATGATCTTTTCGATGTCCTCCTGCTCGTAGCGAATGACCAGGCAGCCTTTTTTTTCCGGGTCCTGGGACAAGCTCATCACCTGGCGCGAGGTCAGTTCGGCCGCTGCCGCCTTGAAAAAATCGAGGCCGATGACGTCGCTTTCGCGCGCCAGCAGATCATACTGGATGTCGAGCCTGGCCATGGTGCGGATGTGATCCAGCAGAACCTGCTGTGCGACGTAGAGGCAGGTCTCGTACTCGGGGTTGACTTTCTCTTCGATTTTTTTGTGCACGTCCCGGCGTGCGGCGGCCAATTTTTCGTCGGCGGCGAATACCTGATTCACCTCGGCGTAGAGATCCCACAGATAAGCGGCTAGCTCATCGATTTCCT from Candidatus Aminicenantes bacterium includes the following:
- a CDS encoding peptidylprolyl isomerase; this encodes MNKKWVFIVVFTAFLSQCKNSAPHDKAKQAADQAAAVEKKVILSVGFTSLTNRDLKNFIQLQYADAFSQKDNDKLLSRLFDVFCEQRIILFKAEQAGVQVSESEVADYLKEIRSRRQDLNVDAPTIRDVLKVQKYLLASAYKNVAVSDAQVAQFYESHLSDFRRSEEIRLFQIMVKDREQLLKIRQELLNQPSRFEEVARSESISPEAANGGAMGLFEKGMLPQEMEGVVFSLKVNEISPIVESPYGFHLFKITQKRKARMLLLDAVKDEIKSRMLSARLADAYQDFLAELKIEISLQVHYDNLYFSYIKSDSGVSQNEAKNFSDDDPGPGN
- a CDS encoding peptidyl-prolyl cis-trans isomerase, whose product is MKLKIFLTTILVLAINRGFAATDTVEEIYAIVNDEVITGSELRKFETEMMRALQSQMQGEQLAEATREMKKDLLNRFIEQKLLLSKIKEKNYNVDSDVEMIIQDIKKQYQFATDDDLKNALQAEGIEFGAWKEQWRERRKQERLVGEEVGAKIKVDNPQIMEYYRTHPEEFTTPAEITLNAIFLKKNVNEPKPQEKMDQIATELKPELFEQTAKKYSELPDAANSVLLGKFKKGELDKTLEEAALKLKKDEYSGWIETDNGWYIIQLADFSPDRLMEVKDVRDEIIRKRREEIQQVKLKEYIEQLKKESFIKIVKEYQ
- the rph gene encoding ribonuclease PH; protein product: MRANERSGRQLRPIAFIPGYITKVPGSALCEQGNTRVVATATIEEKTPHFLKKSSQGWITAEYSMLPGSSGNQRIARERGKINNRSGEIQRFISRALRMVTDLKEIGGRTITVDADVIQADGSTRCASLNAGFLALVLALKYMVYEQLIADFPVFHFMAAVSVGVREREILADLDYEEDSLTDSDINIVSREDGSLIEVQSFCEKSPLALDLFQQALALGIEKNREIIALQKKTLAGAGVPF
- a CDS encoding lysophospholipid acyltransferase family protein; translated protein: MLRKKISFKHRLEYSLFVAVIFLIKYSPAWCVAGWSRALVFFLKKGSRKHARLIAENLAAAFPAASAESLADLQKKIYRHFGRMFVEIARTFARCDPQAVLSRSRILHPEVIERALQKKRGLVVFSAHFGNWEWIPLILHTHLGCDIHSIARPMDNPCLEKKVRAFREAMGSKIIYKKGSLRTILTRLGDNQIVYLLIDQNTVPREGVFVDFFARKASTNTAVAQLYLKKNIPVVPVFLHYDGDEIILDVLPEIDFRAAADGSDGLLELTQQMTGLIEAQIKKFPEQWLWFHDRWKTRPQGATK
- the lpxK gene encoding tetraacyldisaccharide 4'-kinase, producing the protein MHLRANSTLHWLSRPALNLASLLFKTVSLVNLKIKALAPRHFPGLFIISVDNLSFGGTGKTPLVMAIGRVLAERALPFAIILRGYRSALENKGALVQAAHSLEEVGDEAWLLKKRFPGHDVIIGRDRMRSIAAVAARNNRFIILDDGLQTSQVRKDFSIMLVNPGHPYFFLRHFKFLARGENLVLHYQQRSGAGEALPSPWTYDFAIEGFLDGRDRPVNIGNAEIVAFAALGDNERFKRDMGHYRLRAFRGFPDHHAFSPADVHSLEKLRREKGAAWIVCTEKDFCKISHLLDAASPFIYARNRIELPGHVIEQIIQHAAEKNFL
- a CDS encoding NTP transferase domain-containing protein, whose protein sequence is MADKIKAVVLAAGKSTRMKSGTTKVLHKILGKEIIHYLLDSLVACGIAATDIVVVVGDDHAEIAAAVKLNVVFVRQHEQLGTAHALLAARAQFAEHDGELLVAVGDNPYITAGALQKLIATHRRERAQCTLISAVFPGPPPPYGRVVRDAQGEVQGVVEEKDADAQQRLIREVNAGIYLFDNSVVLPRLAKIGNRNAKKEYYLTDIIAILRNENFKVVAVQADDCDIAIGINDRFDLQAAQEKFNLDNQRRLMHEYGVTILQPATVTVEHDVEIGLDTVVYPCTYLAAGTRVGRNCQIGPCTFLKNVRIADDQKVIFEKREG
- a CDS encoding 4-hydroxythreonine-4-phosphate dehydrogenase PdxA, with the translated sequence MPNQNTKKAGRQNKVIAVTIGDPQGIGPEIVQKSLAAHVPAFPLLVVGNRRFFPGAAIPAVDSIAGMKKGEIAFLDVAGDFDREDPSFAFVKTAVELACRGEVRALVTAPVSKDKWLRSGLPFRGHTDFFNTVAAGGPPAMFFWSDPLKVALFTHHLPLRDVFARICPEKIIAFVRLVNDELQRLFAREFTYLFSGLNPHAGENGHLGHEEEESIAPAIKVLQNEMPVAGLFPPDVVFAKARAMKDAVVIAMTHDQGLIPFKLLHAGSGVQLTLGLPFIRTSPVHGTAYDIAGKGIADPASMLAALRLAESLLG
- a CDS encoding PDZ domain-containing protein; amino-acid sequence: MKKALFLLLLLLWTVLAAAGAEKIDAIENEIRVVLNQVSPALVKVVSENAKKYVATGIALENDLIITTSLVTSHPFEKIYVEDVNGAQITAAIAGQDDRSGLTLLRLSQKWPRQLTPARQAAVGDWVALIGLFYNRFPAIYQGIISSRSDTELILNAPVAPGSAGGAVVNKKGELLGIIRGSVGFSYAPEYTFKDHSAMIVIGGSKNESGNLCYALPIERVKRIVEKLKTSGKIAYGWLGVSFNGDSNLIQEVEKDSPAQRAGICRGDQIEEISGSPIASFRDISAALHDKLAGEKVIIRLRRSGKPLRLDMELGERKVEIPLAPLLENGAGGEPAWPELPPMPELSELAESNGMEVTLPKIQNYFIEFGGPRQLGIDIMELTSELGRKFAVKEEFGLIVSHVSESSAAQRAGLKAGDIIIRANGRDCRSGFNLMDVMKSLHDHEAVKFELYRDGQLKKFAVIPDRKESLVWDMKKFSQRIQQLKDSIRSEVSERHSETLGQLRQAREKAAGELHKQREQAMLQFQLESKKLADEVQAIEKEKNKVNAELRKKYAQELRALQEKLKEIRENIAKDLAEGKDR
- a CDS encoding RNA polymerase sigma factor encodes the protein MDDLIKLLKAGNEAALKELMTMYKKPIYNYLNLLLGNRPLAEELTQDTFVKVYFKAHTLKTDHPQALKAWIYTIATNLARSEFRKKKIKKILSLADVSPRLVAQDPDLEGRMILAQLVTHVPEKWRVPLVMKEMDNFSFSEIAQILDKPVGTVKSLVFRGKEHLKRQYLDPEGATHV